In Flavobacterium sp. CBA20B-1, one DNA window encodes the following:
- a CDS encoding VOC family protein produces MKLGAFSISLAVKDIQKSKAFYEKLGFEYKGGNIDQNWIILKNDNAVIGLFQDMFEGNIITFNPGWDNDAQNLETFDDVRTIQEHLKKQGIALTAEADHNTSGPAHITLIDPDGNQILIDQHR; encoded by the coding sequence ATGAAATTAGGCGCATTCTCCATAAGTTTGGCAGTAAAAGACATTCAAAAATCTAAAGCTTTTTACGAAAAATTGGGATTTGAATACAAAGGTGGAAATATCGACCAAAATTGGATCATTTTAAAAAATGATAATGCTGTTATTGGACTCTTTCAAGATATGTTTGAGGGAAATATTATTACATTTAACCCGGGTTGGGACAATGATGCGCAAAATTTGGAAACATTTGATGATGTAAGAACCATACAAGAGCATTTAAAAAAGCAAGGAATTGCATTAACTGCAGAAGCAGATCATAACACATCAGGCCCCGCTCACATCACACTAATCGATCCAGATGGTAACCAAATATTAATTGATCAACACAGATAA